The window CGCCGGGCCTGTGGATGGACAACATGCCGAGCTGGGAATATGGCGTGCTGGTGCAGGTGCGTGATCTGAGCCGTGCACTGCGTAAAGACTTCGCCCGCTCGCAGTCGCAGTCCGCTGAAGACGCCGACCTGGCCAAGGCCGAGCCGCGTTTCAACTTCGACAACAAGAGCTGGGTGCTGCCATCCAGTGAGTCCGAATACCAGGAAGGCATCAACTCCCTGAGCCGTTATCAGGCGCGCCTGTCTGACCCGAACCAGAAGAGCGCGCTGTTTTATGCTCGCGCCGACAACCTGAACAACTGGCTGGGCGATGTCGGCACGCGTCTGGGTTCGCTGTCGCAACGACTGTCGGCCAGTGTTGGCCGGGTCAAGCTCAACACGGCGCTGAAGACCGAGGTCGTGGTACCGGGTGTCGCGCCGCAGGTTGACGAAGAGATCGTCGAAACCCCGTGGCTGCAAATCGACAACGTGTTCTACGAAGCTCGTGGCCAGGCGTGGGCCTTGTCGCACTTGCTGCGCGCCATCGAAGTCGACTTCGCCGATGTGCTGGCCAAGAAGAACGCCACGGTCAGCGTGCGTCAGATCATTCGTGAGCTGGAAGCGTCGCAAGAGCCGGTCTGGAGCCCGATGATCCTCAACGGCAGCGGCTTCGGCGTATTGGCCAACCACTCGCTGGTCATGGCCAACTATATTTCCCGGGCCAACGCGGCAGTGATCGATTTGCGTCAATTGCTCAATCAGGGCTGAGTCATGGTCGATAACGCCAGAGAGGCTGCGCACCGTGCGGCCTCTGATGCTGAACAGATCGCCTGGGTCGACGAGCAGGACAACCTGCTCGGCGCCCTGGTCCGTTCCGAACTGCGTGAGCGCGGGCTGATCGGGCGCGGTACCTACATTATGTTGTTCAACTCCGCCGGTGAGCTGTGCGTGCATCGGCGGACATTGAGCAAGGCGATTTATCCCGGTTATTGGGACGTGGCGGCGGGCGGCATGGTGCTTGCCACGGAAACCTATGCCGAGTCGGCGGCCCGGGAGCTGGAAGAGGAATTGGGTGTGGGCGGCGTGGAATTGACCGCCCACGATCACTTTTTCTTTGAGGACACCGGCAATCGCCTGTGGTGTTCGGCGTTTTCAGCGGTGTGGGACGGCCCGTTGATCCTGCAACCGGAAGAGGTGCTGGAAGCGCGCTTTATCCCCATTGATCAGGTCATGCAGGAAA of the Pseudomonas sp. MAG733B genome contains:
- a CDS encoding DUF2333 family protein; the encoded protein is MLDWKNRAGSAPERAAEPKSATRSYLGGLLFSRALATLIGLYLLVAIALGWYWSQEPELFPVQQTAQMAAEKEGKQMVVGYTTVETLKTVAGTLLTKQGGYISNDRFPPGLWMDNMPSWEYGVLVQVRDLSRALRKDFARSQSQSAEDADLAKAEPRFNFDNKSWVLPSSESEYQEGINSLSRYQARLSDPNQKSALFYARADNLNNWLGDVGTRLGSLSQRLSASVGRVKLNTALKTEVVVPGVAPQVDEEIVETPWLQIDNVFYEARGQAWALSHLLRAIEVDFADVLAKKNATVSVRQIIRELEASQEPVWSPMILNGSGFGVLANHSLVMANYISRANAAVIDLRQLLNQG
- a CDS encoding NUDIX hydrolase, translated to MVDNAREAAHRAASDAEQIAWVDEQDNLLGALVRSELRERGLIGRGTYIMLFNSAGELCVHRRTLSKAIYPGYWDVAAGGMVLATETYAESAARELEEELGVGGVELTAHDHFFFEDTGNRLWCSAFSAVWDGPLILQPEEVLEARFIPIDQVMQEIEQKPYCPDSLAALKRYLRSRGEDVAKEA